Proteins co-encoded in one Cyanobacteriota bacterium genomic window:
- a CDS encoding creatininase family protein, with the protein MLLHLSTWCEVETYLSHSQGIIVPIGSTEQHGPTGLIGTDAICAEAIAKGVGEATQAMVAPTINVGMALHHLAFPGTISLRPSTLILVIRDMVSTLAMSGFRKIFFINGHGGNIATLKAAFAEAYDYVTTMNLPNADQLQCQIGNWFMMSGVYKLARELYGDQEGSHATPSEVAVTQYLYPDAIKQAPLAADVGKGHAIYSATDFRRRYPDGRMGSNPALATPEHGQQFYDVAVKELSCAYLEFLNG; encoded by the coding sequence ATGCTACTACACTTAAGCACTTGGTGTGAAGTTGAAACCTATCTAAGCCACTCTCAAGGCATTATTGTGCCGATCGGCTCTACAGAACAGCACGGGCCAACGGGGCTAATTGGCACCGACGCAATTTGTGCCGAGGCGATCGCGAAAGGTGTGGGCGAAGCAACCCAGGCAATGGTGGCACCAACCATCAATGTTGGTATGGCACTGCATCATCTGGCTTTTCCAGGGACTATAAGTTTGCGCCCTTCGACGTTAATCCTCGTGATTCGAGACATGGTGTCAACCTTAGCAATGTCAGGTTTTCGTAAGATTTTCTTTATCAACGGGCATGGTGGCAATATTGCAACCCTCAAGGCTGCATTCGCCGAAGCCTATGACTATGTAACGACAATGAACTTGCCTAATGCCGATCAACTACAATGCCAAATTGGTAATTGGTTCATGATGAGTGGAGTGTATAAGCTAGCACGGGAACTCTATGGCGATCAGGAAGGCTCCCACGCTACCCCTAGTGAAGTTGCTGTCACCCAATATCTCTACCCTGATGCCATTAAGCAGGCACCGTTAGCAGCCGATGTCGGCAAAGGACACGCTATCTATAGTGCAACGGATTTTCGCCGCCGCTATCCAGATGGACGCATGGGGTCAAATCCTGCGTTGGCAACTCCAGAACATGGCCAGCAGTTCTACGATGTTGCGGTCAAAGAATTAAGTTGTGCCTATCTGGAGTTTCTAAATGGCTAG